Genomic DNA from Carnobacterium divergens DSM 20623:
ATAAAATCCTCCTAAACATAGTTGTATTGATTTCAGTATAGCCTATTTTAAGAAGGGATAAAAGCGGTTAAATAAAGAAGTATTTCAATAAAGAAGCTAAGAACAGTTGTAACCGATTAAAATGGCGATTATAATAAAGAAATGGAGTTTGAAAATGACGAGGAGGAGTGAAATGCAAAAGAAGAAAATTCAATTAATTGTAACAGGAGCATTAGTTTTCTTTACCGTCGGTGGTATTTTTGTGAATGGCAAATATGGCCATATTGCGCCTAAAGTAGAAACAAGTGAAAAAAAGGAACCGTTAAAACATTCAGAGAAAAAAAAGAGTGCTAAAAAAGACTCTGATTCTCAAAAAATAAAAGAAACAACAACTACAGAAAAAGAAGGCACTTCTCTTGATGATAAAAAAACAGCATCTAAAACAGAAAGTAGTGCAATAGCGAATCCAATTCCTGAAGTGAGTCCTGAAACGCAAGTAGCTCGTGATCCTTCTCAAGAATCTAAAAAACAAGAAGAAACAAGCAGCGAATCGACACCAGAAGAACCCCAAAAATCAGATTCTACGAAACCAGTGAAACCTGCGCCAACCCCAGCTCCAGAAGTTGTTGAAAAACCAACCGTTAACCTTTCAATTCGTGGAACAACGGCTAATTCTAGTGCTTACTTGCGCACTTCACAAAAAGTTGAAATAGAGGAAGGCGAAAGCGTGATGTCCGTTTTAACTCGTTTTTGTAAAACAAATGGTATTCAAATTGAAGTAACCTTCGGTGGAAGTTATGTAGCAGGCATTAATAACCTTTACGAAAAGGATAAAGGGCCTGAAAGTGGTTGGTTATACGCAGTCAATGGTTTATTTCCTGGATATGGCGCAAACAGTTACCCTTTAAAAAATGGCGATCAAATTGAGTGGAAATATACAGAAAATCTAGGGCAAGATGTTGGTGCCCCACAAGGATAACTAAAAATGGAGGAACATCATGAAAAATAAAATCATTCAAATCGTGGTAGCAGGGATTTTCCTGTTAAGTATCTCAAGCAATAGTGTTCATGCAGAAAGCAATTCGAATGTTCAGGAAGCTGAAAATCGAGGAGTAGCAAAAATGATGGAAAAGGAAAAAATAGGCGGTGACTGGGAAGCCTTAGCTCGTGCACGTTCCCTGCAACCTGCTAGTCAAGAAATGAGGCAAGCGCGCTACAGTGAGGTAGTGACCTATCTAAATACAGCCAATCGTTTAGCCTCGACAGATTATGCTCGAACATTGATTGGTTTAGTTGCAATCGGCGCTGACCCTACATCTATCCCAGAAGCAACAACTCACAAAAATTTAGTGGCCGAAATGTATCAAAATAAAAATCTTTTAAATGAAGGCATCAATAGCATTATTTATAATCTAATTGCACTTGAAACAAAAAGTTATACCGTACCAGAGGATGCAGCTTTTACATTGGATCAATTAGTCGATAGGCTATGCTCTCTTCAAAAATCAGACGGCGGTTGGGCCCTGTTTGGGACAAAAAGTGATGTAGATATTACGGGAATGGTCATGACGTCATTAGCTAATCATCGGGATAAACCAGCAGTTCAAGAATCAATTAATAACGCTGCTCGTTATTTAGCAGCAGTTCAAGAACCTTCAGGTGGTTATAAATCGGCTGGGTTTTGGGGCGAAGAAAATTCCAATACAATTGCGCAAGCATTAATGGGGTTAACTAGTAATCAAATAAATCCAATGGATCCGCTGTACACGAAAGACGCTACGATGGTTGAAGCATTACTGACTTATCAGTTAGCAGATGGTGGCTTTAAATGGGTTGCAACGGATACTGCCAATAATGGTGCAGCGTTAGAACAAGTTATTTATGCCCTTGCGCAATATCGTTTCTTCCAAGAAGAGAAAGGTTCTATCTATGATTTCGAAAAAAATCCCGTCCCTTTATTAACCCAATCAGAAGCTAAACCAACTCCTGATCCAGAACCAAATCCAATACCAGAGCCAGTAGAAAAGACACCATTACCAATTCCAGAAAGTGGTTATTATACAGTTACTGCAGGAGATACGCTTGCTTTAATTGCAACTCGTTTTGGGTTAGCGATTGAAGACATTCGTAGTTGGAATCGTTTGGAAAATGACGAAGTAATGGTTGGTCAACGATTATCATTAGTTGAGCCAGTGATAGAGTTACCAAAAGAAGAAGAAGCTGTTCAAGTTCAAGTACCTCAAAAAAATGAGAGTGAGCCATTAGCGACTAGTCAACAAAACCAAGAAAAACAGGTGACTACGCAATCTAAATCGGCACTTCCTAAAACAGGTGAAAAGATAACCTGGCAAAATCATGGGTTGAATGTCGGATTATTTTTAATCGGAACAAGTGGAATTGTTTTGAGTAGACGTAAAAAAGCATAGCATAAATTAAACCAGTCGAAATTAGCTTATTAATTTTGGCTGGTTCTTAGTATAGAAAAGAGGTGAAGTATGAAGACAGTATTGGACGAAATACATCCAGCTATCAGTACAAGCTATTATTTAGGATTGTTCATTTTAGTGATATTATTTACACAACCTGTCATCATTTTAACAGAGCTTCTTCTGTTGCTATTGCTAAATATACTTCAAGGAAATACCGAAAAAGTAAAAAAGATGTTTAAACAATCCTGGATACTCTTATTGGCGATTATTTTATTCAATGGACTTTTAAATCATCGAGGTACTTATTTTCTTTTTTATTTAGGTGCTAATCCAGTTACTTTAGAAGCTGTGCTGTATGGATTATTAATGACAGTGGTTTATTTAAATTTAATGCTGATTTTTATTTCTTATAATCAAGTCATAACTGCTCATAAATTTTTATATCTTTTTTCACGAATTTCGCCACAGTTAACCTTATTAACGATGATCACAATTCGTTTTGTTCCGCTATTTTTGAGAAGGCTGACTACGATTACAAGAGTGCAAAAAACGAGAGGCATTCAAATGGAAACGGGAAAACTAAGAGAACGTGCTAAAAATGGTATGAAATTAGTTCAAGTTTTATTGATTTGCTCGCTAGAAGAAGCCTTGCAAACAGCAGATTCAATGGAAGGAAGAGGATACGGTGTTGCTAAAAGAACAAGCTATTTACGATATTTTATGGAAGTGAGAGACTGGTTCATAGGAGTAATCGGAGGGACGCTCTTCATTACGATTATCAGCTGGAAAATAAAGGGGATAGGTGTGTACAGCGTATATACATCCTTTAGCAACTGGGGATTCACCACCTTAAATGAATGGTTCCTATTCATTTTTATTAGTTTGTTTATTGGAATTCCATTATTTTTAGAAGGGAGGGAAAGAATATGGTGGCGCTGGTTGAAACACGACAATTAAATTTTAATTACCCAGATGAAGCAAAAAAAGCGTTAGACAATATCTCATTTAGTGCAGGTAAAGGGGAATTTGTTTTAATTGCGGGCGCCTCTGGAAGTGGAAAGACGACATTGTTAAAACACTTAAAAAAAGAGTTGTCACCAATCGGCAAGCGTTCTGGAGAACGTCTTTATAAAGGGCAACCCTTTTCAACACTAACCCCAATTCAATCTGCCAAAGAAGTCGGGATGGTCTTTCAAAATCCAGACAACCAAATTGTAATGGACACCGTGATGGGCGAGCTGGCATTTGCTCTCGAAAATTGTGGGTGTGCTCCTGATATTATCAATAAACGCATTGCAGAAATGGTGAGCTTTTTAGGCTTTCAGCATTTAATGGAAGAGTCAATTCATACATTATCTGCAGGACAGAAACAAATGATTAATTTAGCAAGCGTCTTAATTTTACAACCTGAATTGGTGTTGTTAGACGAGCCGACGGCGCAACTTGATCCAGTAGCAACGAGAGATTTTCTGACGTTATTAAAAAGAGTTCAAGAGGAACTGGGAATGACCATTATAATTAGTGAGCACCGTTTAGATGATATTTTACCGCTTGCAACGCGGTTAATCTTTATGGAATCAGGAAAAATTAGTTATGAAGATAAACCAAAAAGAAGTGTTTTACAGTTAGCAAAGACAGCTCCTAGTAAGTTGTTCATCCCTCAAATCCCCAGATTGTTTATTGAATTAGGGAAGGGAGAATGTTATTTTACTGTGAATGAAGGCCAAAGGAATTTGCCAACTTTTAAGCCTGTTCAGCCAGTTGAGATTCCAGCGAACGTTGAAAAAGAACAAGAAGCTAACCTTATTGCCAGAAAGCTAACTTTCCAATACGAAGCGCAAGGTCGTTGTATTTTAAGAGAGTTAAGTCTGTCCTTACCAAAGCAAGGGAGTTTAGCACTTGTAGGTAAAAATGGAACAGGAAAATCAACGTTATTACTAGTGTTGGCAGGATTATTAAAACCAAGGCGTGGTAAAGTTCGTATCGATAAACAAGCTATTTTAAAACTTGATTTAGCAACACGTTACCAAAAAATTGGTTATCTGTCACAGAATCCAAGCTATCATTTTGCTAATGATACCGTATTAGCAGAATTTGTTGAACGGGGAGCACAGCTTGCGTTAAAAGACACTAAAAAAACTGCTCAAAAGATGTTGGAGAAGCTAGAAATTGAACATCTAGCTCTACGTAATCCTTTTGATTGCAGTGGTGGGGAACAACAATTAATTGCGTTAGGAATCACTTTGTTATCAAATCCGCAAATTTTACTATTAGATGAGCCAACGAAAGGTTTAGATCCAGTTAGAAAAGCTACTTTAGGAATTTATCTAAAAGAGTTAGAAAAGGAAGGAGTTCTGATTATAGTCGCAACTCATGATTTAGAATTTGCAGCGCGTTATTTTAATGAAACTGCGATGCTATTTGATGGCAGAATTATTTCAAAAGCACCCACTAAAGAATTTTTTAGTGATAATTTCTTTTACACAACAAGTATCAATCGGTTAGTTCGACATTCACTGCCAAATGCTTTGATCTGGGAGGATGTATTGCCATATGTTGAAAATTAAGCCTATTTTAGCTTCGATAATTGGTATGACTACTTTGTTGATTAGTTCATTATTAGTGAGCGGGAAACAGTATCTATTGCTGAGCTTTATCTTTTTAGCAATGGGAATGTACCCTTTGTATCAACGGTTTGAACGGCGAAAAATGACTGCTAGAGAAATCGTTTTTATTGCAGTTTTAGCAACGATTGCGGCAGTGAGCCGAGTTCCTTTCGCGATGCTCCCAAGTGTTCAACCAACGAGCTTTGTGATTATTGTTGCAGCGATGATTCTAGGTAAGGAATCTGGGTTTATGATTGGCGCAACAGCAGCGCTAGTTTCTAATATGTTTTTAGGACAAGGGCCTTGGACTTTATGGCAAATGTTTTGTTGGGGATTGATGGGATATACGGCTGGTTTATTAGGAAAGACTCCATTCTTACAAGAAATGTGGGGACGCTTAGTATTTGGATTTATTTGGGGATTTATTTTTGGTTGGATTATGAATTTATGGTATGTAATTGGCTTTATTCAACCCCTAACAGCATTAACTTTTTTACAAGCTTATGCTGCAAGCTTTTATTTTGATTTGGCGCATGCGTTATCAAATGTTTTTTTTCTTTTTTTCTTTAGCGCATCATGGTTAAAAATTATTCAACGGTTTCAAAAAAAATATGGATTGCTGGATTTTGAAGAAAATCATTTTTGAAAAGGCTTATTTTAATTGGTATAGTTCTGTTTCAATAGGAATTACCTTTATAAATGAGTAGACTGAACAAAGACGTAGCCTGAGTTGTATGTTGAAAAATAACTACATTTAGGCTATTATTGAATAGTTGAGTATAAATAAAATATGTGAAAAAAACAAAACTAATCAGTTAGGAGTCATTAAAATGACAAAACGAAATGCAATCATTTTAGCAGCAGGTCAAGGCTCAAGAATGAAATCAAAATTATATAAAGTATTACATCCAGTTGCAGGTAAACCAATGGTAGAACACGTTGTTGAACAAGTAGAATTAGCAGGTACAGATCGCGTAGTAACCATTGTTGGATTTGGCGCAGAAAAAGTTAAAGAGTATCTAGGCAATCGTTCAGAATATGCCTTACAAGAAGAGCAATTAGGAACAGGACATGCGGTACTTCAAGCAGCGAGTCTATTAAAAGATCAAGAAGGTGTCACTCTAGTCATTTGTGGAGATACGCCGTTGTTAACATCAGAAACGTTAAAAGATCTGTTTGACTATCATCAAGAAAAAGGCGCAAAAGCAACCATTTTAACTGCTTTTGCAGAAGACCCAACAGGCTATGGTCGTGTGATTCGTGATGAACTAGGAATTGTGGAGAAAATAGTAGAGCAAAAAGATGCTACTCATGAGGAAGCCCGTGTTCAAGAAATCAATACAGGAACCTACTGCTTTGACAATAAAATGTTATTTGATGCTTTGACTAAAGTCGGAAATAAAAATTCCCAAGGCGAATATTATTTGCCAGATGTGATTGAAATTATGAAAGATAACAATCAAATTGTTGCGGCATACCGCATGAAAAATTTTGATGAAGCTTTAGGGGTTAACGACCGTATTGCCTTAGCTGAAGCGAACCGCACGATGCGTGAACGAATCAATTACAACCATATGAAAAATGGGGTGACCTTAATTGATCCAAAAGGAACGTATATTGATAGCGATGTTCAAATTGGGAGCGATACGATTGTTGAAGCTGGTGTTATCTTAAAAGGTAAAACAATCATTGGTGAAGATTGTTTTATTGGAGCACATTCAGAAATCAACAATTGCCAAATTGGAGACCGCGTTCGAGTAGTAAGTTCTAATCTTGAAGACTCTAAAATGGCGAATGATAGCAATATTGGACCATACAGTCATTTACGACCAAATAGCACGATTGGGGAGCGCGTTCATTTAGGCAATTTTGTTGAAGTGAAAAATGCTGTTATTGATGAAGATTCTAAAGTAGGACATTTAACATATGTTGGAGACGCTGACTTAGGGAAAAATATCAATGTCGGATGTGGCACCATTTTTGTTAATTATGACGGAAAAAACAAACATCGTGCAACGGTAGGCGACAACGTATTTATTGGCTGTAACGCGAATTTAGTTGCCCCCGTTTTAGTTGAAAAAAACACTTACATTGCTGCAGGTTCAACCATTACCAGTGATGTTCCAGAAGGCAGTTTAGCCATTGCAAGAGCTAGGCAAGAAAACAAAGCAGATTATTTCAAAAAACTTCCACATTAAAAATTAAAAAATATTTAAGAGATTTACTTGATTTCTCTGTGAAAAATGACTAGTATTATACTGATAAGATAACTAAAATTTTTGATACAATAGAAAGTGGAGGCCATTATGTCAGAACATTATTTTGATCCGAAGTTAAAGATTTTTGCATTGAACTCAAACCGTCCCTTAGCCCAAAAGATTGCGGATGAAGTAGGAGTAGAATTAGGAAGATTATCTGTGGATCAATTCAGCGATGGAGAAATTCGAATCAATATTGAAGAAAGTATTCGTGGGGACCATGTGTATATCGTGCAATCAACATCAAGTCCAGTCAATGATAATTTGATGGAGTTATTGATCATGATCGATGCATTAAAACGTGCAAGTGCTAAAACAATCAATTTAGTTATTCCGTATTATGGATATGCTAGACAAGATCGTAAAGCTCGTTCAAGAGAACCAATCACTGCCAAGTTAGTAGCGAATATGATTACAGCTGCTGGCGCTGACCGTATTTTGACATTAGATTTACACGCTTCACAAATTCAAGGATTCTTCGATATTCCAGTTGATCATTTAATGGGGGCACCATTACTTGCAAACTATTTCTTAACACATAATATTGCAAATGAGGATGTTGTAGTTGTTTCACCGGATCATGGTGGTGTAACACGTGCTCGTAAATTAGCTGAATTCTTAAAAGCACCGATTGCAATTATCGACAAACGTCGTCCAAAAGCAAACGTAGCGGAAGTCATGAATATTATTGGAAATGTTGAAGGAAAAAAATGTATTTTGATTGATGATATGATTGATACAGCGGGTACAATTACTCTTGCTGCTGGTGCTTTAGAAGAAGCTGGCGCAACAGAAGTATACGCTTGTTGTACTCACCCAGTATTGTCAGGTCCTGCTTTAGAACGTATCCAAAGTTCTGTTATCAAAGAACTGATTGTAACAGATTCAATTTATTTACCAGAAGATCGTAAGTGTGAAAAAATTGTTGAAGTAAGTGTTGGTAGTTTAATGGGAGACGCGATTAAACGTATTCACGAAAACAAATCAGTAAGTCCACTTTTTGAAAAAAAATTCAAAACTAAAAAATAAACTTAAAAAGCCAGTTGCTAACCACTTTAGAGGCAACTGGCTTTTTATGATTTAATAGCCCACTTTCTTTTTCAACTTGTTATAAAAAAATTGGAGAGACATGCTATAATACAAGTAATAAAGTTGATAGGAGTCGCCAAAATGAAACGATTAAAACAGCATTATGAATTGGTCAAACCATTTGATTGGATTATTGTAGCATTATTAATGCTTGCTTCTTTTATTCCAATTGTGATTTTTACCATTCAAAATAGCCATGTTTCTGCTGACAGTGAGATTGTAGCCGTTATTTCCATAAATGGAAAAGAAGAAAGGCGCATTACGTTGTCAGAATCAACCAAACATGAAACCTTTACGTTGCATCCAGCAAAAGGGCAATACAATATTATTGAAGTAGATGGTACGCGAATTCGAGATAAAGAAGACAATAGCCCAGATCAAGTAGCTGTGAAAACAGGATGGATTAGCAAACCCGGTCAAACCAGTGTTTGTTTGCCACATAAAATGATTATTGAAATCCAAACAACAGAGAAAACGGAAGAAATCGACGATACGATTATTCCACTTTAAAACATTAAACGTACATTCGTTTAGTGTTTTTTTGTATACATCTCTATCTTAATATACATAAAATATACGTTTTATACATACTTTTATTCATTTTAGCCATTTTTAAACAAAATTAGTGAATGAACTTGCATTTTTTTGAATAGTTGTGTATGATAGTTAAAACTTTGGAATACACAATTACTAAGTCATTTAATCAACTAAAAGTGACAAAAAAATGGGGGAGTAACAAATGAAAAGAATTCAAAAACTTGTATTTTTATCCGCTTTTTTAGTGCTATCAGGGTGTCAGCAAGACAATCAAGAAGCAAGCGACACGAGTTCTAGCAACCAAGAAACAACAGAATTGCATTTGAGTGTGCCAGCAGAATTGCCAACAATGGATCCAGCCTTAGTACAAGATGCGATTAGCTTTACAGCAATCAATCAAGTCATGGAAGGTCTGTACCGTTTAGATAAGGAAGAAAAACCTGCTCCAGCTCTTTCTGATGGAGATGCGACAATCAGTGCAGACGGCTTAACGTATACATTCAAGTTAAAACCCAATTTAAAATGGTCAAATGGTACCGCGTTAACGGCTAAAGATTTTGAGTTTGGTTGGAAGCGAGTAGTCAATCCAAAAACAGCAGCTAATTATGCTTTCGTGATGAAGCCGGTAAAAAATGCTGCGGCGATTATGAATGGAACGGCTCCCGTAGATAGCTTAGGGATTAAAGCCTTGGACGACTCGACTTTAGAGGTCCAATTAGAAAAACCAACAGCGAACTTTCTGTCGGGAATTACACGAGGTACTTTTTTTCCACAGAATGAAGATTTTGTTACAAAACAGGGTGAAAAATTTGGAACCGATAGTGAACATACATTGTACAATGGTCCCTTTACACTAAGCGAGTGGGATGGAACAGGTTTATCGTGGACATACAACAAAAACCCTGATTATTGGGATCAAAAGAATGTTGCCCTAGCAAAAATCACCAATGAAGTAACCAAAGAAACGGCGACAGGAATTAATCTTTATCAGGATGACAAGCTTGACTTAGTTCGATTAACAGGAGAATATGCAAAACAATATTTGGCAGATCCTGAATTTATTGCTCCTTTGACAGCCCGTTCTGTATATTTAGAAATCAACCAAACCAATATTTCCGCATTAAAAAATGAAAAAATCAGAGAAGCATTAGCGTTAACAATTAATCGTAACGAGTTAGTAAATGAAATTATTTCAAATGGTTCAGAAGCACTGGACGGATTAGTCACTAAAAATTTAGCTAAAAATCCAAAAACAGGAGAAGATTTCCGAAAAGAGTCTGGTGAGTATCTAACCTATAACAAGAAAAAAGCGAAACAACTCTGGGCAGAAGCTAAAAAAGAAACAGGTATTAAAGAAGTGGAAATCGAACTAGTGACGGATGACGACGAGACGAGTAAAAAAGTGAGTCAATTTATTCAAAGTAGTGTCGAAAACGAGTTGGACGGAGTGAAAATCAAACTTAAGAACGTACCCTTTAAAAATAGAATTGAACTGGGTGATTCGGGACAATTTGGCTTGCTATTATCAGGCTGGGGCGCAGATGAAAACGATCCAGATGCTTTCTTAAATTTATTCTTATCGGATTCTGTTTTTAATGGCGGAAAGTACGCTAATCCAAAATACGATGAGGCTGTTAAAACGGCAGTGACTACAGCAAATGAAGAAGAAAAATACCAAGCCGATTTAACTGCTGAAAAGATTATCCTAGAAGACGCAGGGATTATTCCGTTGTATCAAAAAGCCGATTCAATGTTAGTCAAAAATTATGTAAAGGACTATATTCAATATCAAATTGGTTCGCCAAACTACAAATATATTACCATCGATAAAAATTAAAACAGGTTAATAGGGGGAAAGTTATTAATGAAATCAATTATTACAAA
This window encodes:
- a CDS encoding DUF4430 domain-containing protein, producing the protein MQKKKIQLIVTGALVFFTVGGIFVNGKYGHIAPKVETSEKKEPLKHSEKKKSAKKDSDSQKIKETTTTEKEGTSLDDKKTASKTESSAIANPIPEVSPETQVARDPSQESKKQEETSSESTPEEPQKSDSTKPVKPAPTPAPEVVEKPTVNLSIRGTTANSSAYLRTSQKVEIEEGESVMSVLTRFCKTNGIQIEVTFGGSYVAGINNLYEKDKGPESGWLYAVNGLFPGYGANSYPLKNGDQIEWKYTENLGQDVGAPQG
- a CDS encoding LysM peptidoglycan-binding domain-containing protein, whose product is MKNKIIQIVVAGIFLLSISSNSVHAESNSNVQEAENRGVAKMMEKEKIGGDWEALARARSLQPASQEMRQARYSEVVTYLNTANRLASTDYARTLIGLVAIGADPTSIPEATTHKNLVAEMYQNKNLLNEGINSIIYNLIALETKSYTVPEDAAFTLDQLVDRLCSLQKSDGGWALFGTKSDVDITGMVMTSLANHRDKPAVQESINNAARYLAAVQEPSGGYKSAGFWGEENSNTIAQALMGLTSNQINPMDPLYTKDATMVEALLTYQLADGGFKWVATDTANNGAALEQVIYALAQYRFFQEEKGSIYDFEKNPVPLLTQSEAKPTPDPEPNPIPEPVEKTPLPIPESGYYTVTAGDTLALIATRFGLAIEDIRSWNRLENDEVMVGQRLSLVEPVIELPKEEEAVQVQVPQKNESEPLATSQQNQEKQVTTQSKSALPKTGEKITWQNHGLNVGLFLIGTSGIVLSRRKKA
- a CDS encoding energy-coupling factor transporter transmembrane component T, with product MKTVLDEIHPAISTSYYLGLFILVILFTQPVIILTELLLLLLLNILQGNTEKVKKMFKQSWILLLAIILFNGLLNHRGTYFLFYLGANPVTLEAVLYGLLMTVVYLNLMLIFISYNQVITAHKFLYLFSRISPQLTLLTMITIRFVPLFLRRLTTITRVQKTRGIQMETGKLRERAKNGMKLVQVLLICSLEEALQTADSMEGRGYGVAKRTSYLRYFMEVRDWFIGVIGGTLFITIISWKIKGIGVYSVYTSFSNWGFTTLNEWFLFIFISLFIGIPLFLEGRERIWWRWLKHDN
- a CDS encoding ABC transporter ATP-binding protein, giving the protein MVALVETRQLNFNYPDEAKKALDNISFSAGKGEFVLIAGASGSGKTTLLKHLKKELSPIGKRSGERLYKGQPFSTLTPIQSAKEVGMVFQNPDNQIVMDTVMGELAFALENCGCAPDIINKRIAEMVSFLGFQHLMEESIHTLSAGQKQMINLASVLILQPELVLLDEPTAQLDPVATRDFLTLLKRVQEELGMTIIISEHRLDDILPLATRLIFMESGKISYEDKPKRSVLQLAKTAPSKLFIPQIPRLFIELGKGECYFTVNEGQRNLPTFKPVQPVEIPANVEKEQEANLIARKLTFQYEAQGRCILRELSLSLPKQGSLALVGKNGTGKSTLLLVLAGLLKPRRGKVRIDKQAILKLDLATRYQKIGYLSQNPSYHFANDTVLAEFVERGAQLALKDTKKTAQKMLEKLEIEHLALRNPFDCSGGEQQLIALGITLLSNPQILLLDEPTKGLDPVRKATLGIYLKELEKEGVLIIVATHDLEFAARYFNETAMLFDGRIISKAPTKEFFSDNFFYTTSINRLVRHSLPNALIWEDVLPYVEN
- a CDS encoding ECF transporter S component — encoded protein: MLKIKPILASIIGMTTLLISSLLVSGKQYLLLSFIFLAMGMYPLYQRFERRKMTAREIVFIAVLATIAAVSRVPFAMLPSVQPTSFVIIVAAMILGKESGFMIGATAALVSNMFLGQGPWTLWQMFCWGLMGYTAGLLGKTPFLQEMWGRLVFGFIWGFIFGWIMNLWYVIGFIQPLTALTFLQAYAASFYFDLAHALSNVFFLFFFSASWLKIIQRFQKKYGLLDFEENHF
- the glmU gene encoding bifunctional UDP-N-acetylglucosamine diphosphorylase/glucosamine-1-phosphate N-acetyltransferase GlmU; translated protein: MTKRNAIILAAGQGSRMKSKLYKVLHPVAGKPMVEHVVEQVELAGTDRVVTIVGFGAEKVKEYLGNRSEYALQEEQLGTGHAVLQAASLLKDQEGVTLVICGDTPLLTSETLKDLFDYHQEKGAKATILTAFAEDPTGYGRVIRDELGIVEKIVEQKDATHEEARVQEINTGTYCFDNKMLFDALTKVGNKNSQGEYYLPDVIEIMKDNNQIVAAYRMKNFDEALGVNDRIALAEANRTMRERINYNHMKNGVTLIDPKGTYIDSDVQIGSDTIVEAGVILKGKTIIGEDCFIGAHSEINNCQIGDRVRVVSSNLEDSKMANDSNIGPYSHLRPNSTIGERVHLGNFVEVKNAVIDEDSKVGHLTYVGDADLGKNINVGCGTIFVNYDGKNKHRATVGDNVFIGCNANLVAPVLVEKNTYIAAGSTITSDVPEGSLAIARARQENKADYFKKLPH
- a CDS encoding ribose-phosphate diphosphokinase, which produces MSEHYFDPKLKIFALNSNRPLAQKIADEVGVELGRLSVDQFSDGEIRINIEESIRGDHVYIVQSTSSPVNDNLMELLIMIDALKRASAKTINLVIPYYGYARQDRKARSREPITAKLVANMITAAGADRILTLDLHASQIQGFFDIPVDHLMGAPLLANYFLTHNIANEDVVVVSPDHGGVTRARKLAEFLKAPIAIIDKRRPKANVAEVMNIIGNVEGKKCILIDDMIDTAGTITLAAGALEEAGATEVYACCTHPVLSGPALERIQSSVIKELIVTDSIYLPEDRKCEKIVEVSVGSLMGDAIKRIHENKSVSPLFEKKFKTKK
- a CDS encoding NusG domain II-containing protein, with amino-acid sequence MKRLKQHYELVKPFDWIIVALLMLASFIPIVIFTIQNSHVSADSEIVAVISINGKEERRITLSESTKHETFTLHPAKGQYNIIEVDGTRIRDKEDNSPDQVAVKTGWISKPGQTSVCLPHKMIIEIQTTEKTEEIDDTIIPL
- a CDS encoding peptide ABC transporter substrate-binding protein; protein product: MKRIQKLVFLSAFLVLSGCQQDNQEASDTSSSNQETTELHLSVPAELPTMDPALVQDAISFTAINQVMEGLYRLDKEEKPAPALSDGDATISADGLTYTFKLKPNLKWSNGTALTAKDFEFGWKRVVNPKTAANYAFVMKPVKNAAAIMNGTAPVDSLGIKALDDSTLEVQLEKPTANFLSGITRGTFFPQNEDFVTKQGEKFGTDSEHTLYNGPFTLSEWDGTGLSWTYNKNPDYWDQKNVALAKITNEVTKETATGINLYQDDKLDLVRLTGEYAKQYLADPEFIAPLTARSVYLEINQTNISALKNEKIREALALTINRNELVNEIISNGSEALDGLVTKNLAKNPKTGEDFRKESGEYLTYNKKKAKQLWAEAKKETGIKEVEIELVTDDDETSKKVSQFIQSSVENELDGVKIKLKNVPFKNRIELGDSGQFGLLLSGWGADENDPDAFLNLFLSDSVFNGGKYANPKYDEAVKTAVTTANEEEKYQADLTAEKIILEDAGIIPLYQKADSMLVKNYVKDYIQYQIGSPNYKYITIDKN